A genome region from Fusarium musae strain F31 chromosome 5, whole genome shotgun sequence includes the following:
- the HH2A gene encoding histone H2A (EggNog:ENOG41), with translation MTGGGKSGGKASGSKNAQSRSSKAGLAFPVGRVHRLLRKGNYAQRVGAGAPVYLAAVLEYLAAEILELAGNAARDNKKTRIIPRHLQLAIRNDEELNKLLGHVTIAQGGVLPNIHQNLLPKKTGKTGKNASQEL, from the exons ATGACTGGCGGCGGAAAGTCTGGCGGCAAGGCCTCTGGTTCCAAGAACGCGCAATC GCGATCTTCCAAGGCTGGTCTCGCGTTCCCTGTTGGTCGTGTCCACCGTCTTCTCCGAAAGGGCAACTACGCTCAGCGTGTTGGTGCCGGTGCTCCCGTCTACCTCGCTGCCGTTCTCGAGTACCTCGCTGCCGAAATCCTCGAGTTGGCTGGTAACGCTGCCCGtgacaacaagaagacccGTATCATCCCCCGTCATCTCCAGCTCGCCATCCGAAACGATGAGGAGTTGAACAAGCTTCTGGGTCACGTCACCATTGCCCAGGGTGGTGTCCTTCCCAACATCCACCAGA ACCTTCTGCCCAAGAAGACGGGTAAGACTGGCAAGAACGCTAGCCAGGAGCTGTAA
- a CDS encoding hypothetical protein (EggNog:ENOG41) — translation MSPIPDIKGFVTNWRLEDDLDADSDAQALLTETEKLLESWKHPDPYTPPTAPGAYGKSRQVQNANDTVTGSKFERNLPSPVLDPPPHPVNRH, via the exons ATGTCACCGATCCCCGACATCAAAGGGTTTGTCACCAATTGGCGGCTGGAAGATGATCTAGACGCTGATTCTGATGCACAGGCCCTATtgaccgagaccgagaagctGCTAGAGAGCTGGAAGCACCCCGACCCTTATACTCCCCCTACAGCCCCCGGAG CATATGGCAAGAGTCGTCAGGTGCAGAATGCTAATGATACTGTCACAGGCTCCAAGTTTGAGCGAAACCTCCCGTCGCCTGTTCTCGACC CTCCCCCACACCCTGTTAACCGACACTAA